A genomic region of Bombus terrestris chromosome 12, iyBomTerr1.2, whole genome shotgun sequence contains the following coding sequences:
- the LOC100651173 gene encoding ragulator complex protein LAMTOR3-A, protein MTAELRKFLYGLLSSVEGLHSILITDRDGVPVISVTDDTTPELAMRASFLSTFGMATDQGSKLGLGKNKTIICMYSSYQVVQMNKLPLVISFIASHNCNTGHILSLETKIDPILSNLKNAVVEA, encoded by the exons ATGACAGCA GAATTAAGAAAGTTTCTTTATGGACTTTTAAGTAGTGTGGAAGGACTTCATAGTATATTGATAACAGATAGGGATGGAGTACCTGTCATATCCGTAACTGATGATACGACACCTGAATTAGCTATGAGAGCAAGTTTCTTATCTACATTTGGCATGGCAACAGACCAAGGGAGCAAATTGGGTTTAgggaaaaataaaacaattatatgCATGTATAGTAGTTATCAG GTAGTTCAGATGAACAAATTACCTTTAGTAATAAGTTTTATTGCGAGTCATAATTGTAATACAGGCCATATCTTATCTTTGGAAACTAAAATTGATCCAATcctaagtaatttaaaaaatgcagtAGTGGAAGCCTGA